The DNA segment TGCCGTTTAACTTGTCCCTCAACACCGAGGCGCATTTAAAGGTAACGACCTTTCTCGGTGCAATCATAATCTGTTCCCCTGTTTGCGGGTTTCTTCCTCTTCTTTCTCTTTTCGCCCGCACAGAAAACTTACCGAATCCACTTATGAGCACTTCTTCCCCGCTCTCCAGTGTTTCTTTCATGATCTCAAATATTGAATCAACCAGTACAGCAGCCTGAAACCTGTTGTGATCAAGCTTCTTCCTAATAGCCTCTGCAATATTCGCCTTGGTAAGTGTCATGACCTTTGTTCCTCCCTTACTCTTTTTTCACAATAATGATGACGAGATACG comes from the Deltaproteobacteria bacterium genome and includes:
- a CDS encoding integration host factor subunit alpha is translated as MTLTKANIAEAIRKKLDHNRFQAAVLVDSIFEIMKETLESGEEVLISGFGKFSVRAKRERRGRNPQTGEQIMIAPRKVVTFKCASVLRDKLNGRR